One Sporocytophaga myxococcoides DNA segment encodes these proteins:
- a CDS encoding Ig-like domain-containing protein, translating into MKFKNNFRLLCLAMLLLVSNSFAQTQQIKGLVVLVSFLGDPFPESADSVAMMMNQTGFSAWGNQGSVKDYFYTQTNGKMEFTHEVIKVSLSNPISHYRTGGGRDLSDIVDAINAAYPAGFTNLTLRPDNSVYSFTILTKVGGGAWAFYPQPGSNTIKNNGVNAYVYRGNITNLDSWEKPSYNTICHEMGHNVFDWPDHYQTAWSNLGNYCLMASAGNNVAPQMINPALRLQKGWFDNVIEIGNKASDTTITTASNSYSKVFKYTNPANSKEYLLVYPVVYGTYFQERLGSTNIADQGLAIYYVDEVGGMEIPGQESAWQVKLIQADNKNDLHDESVANALPLGGGLYYSPVRGDYNDLYDNVKNSFPAGTPFRWKDGGEFGLLLGDISAPGATMTFTVYARHNTYIAKSDNNGTISPKGIINSLSQTFTFSPNPGYEVNTVKVNGSNVTPVGNQYTLSGSGNKTIEVTYKRKSPEAALPSPWYKANIGTGSATGFAAHDSGEFYIESFGSSINGNSDNLTFVYQTLYGNGSFVARIKEYKNPSREESRFGIMLRSALTDNAIQSMISKKPYKGVSVEQRTGMGLYLTSDNAFGSNHLYELYTWFKITRTGNVITSHVSKDGITWVKKGEQTISLSNEIYLGLYATGEVSGIPARAIFDNVQITGFTSCPNGGNKLTGTSIGTPGSYNNWGDTRDKAFDNDINSFFDSDAADDIAWTGLSLGGDYQINGIKYYPRAYATDRMVGGKFQGSNVADFSTGVVDLATLSAEPILDWNCVNVTSTATFKYVRYISPAQGWGNVAEIEFYGTAVVTNVAPTLSITSPSASGSFTTPASINITANASDSDGSISKVEFFVGSTLISTDYTAPYSYTWNTSTTGSYTIIAKATDNNGASTSASVNISVTVSSTDINGPACGTNYSTLSYEVAAARRTNAKTYNWWYTGSAQSVTVSGTPYQVNIATGNNFQPGQLCVGINYEGAPYYQGYCINLSVCSGSREESAEFTESVSTISYQNPFTNSTMITFPSANQVANIEVMNASGHIVEEAQATGAFEFGNELKPGFYIVKINFENETKVVKLVKE; encoded by the coding sequence ATGAAGTTTAAAAACAATTTCAGGTTACTGTGCCTGGCTATGCTATTGCTGGTTAGCAATAGTTTTGCACAAACACAGCAAATTAAAGGACTCGTTGTTCTGGTAAGCTTTCTCGGAGATCCGTTTCCGGAATCTGCAGACTCGGTGGCTATGATGATGAACCAAACCGGATTTTCAGCATGGGGAAATCAAGGTTCTGTAAAAGATTACTTTTACACACAGACAAATGGGAAAATGGAATTTACACATGAGGTCATTAAAGTGTCCTTATCAAACCCCATCTCTCACTACAGAACAGGGGGAGGCAGAGATCTCTCAGACATCGTTGATGCGATCAACGCAGCATATCCTGCTGGATTTACAAACCTTACCTTAAGACCAGACAACTCTGTATACAGTTTTACAATATTAACCAAAGTAGGTGGAGGTGCATGGGCTTTCTATCCTCAACCCGGAAGCAATACCATTAAAAACAATGGAGTAAATGCATACGTCTACAGAGGAAATATTACGAATTTGGATTCATGGGAAAAACCATCCTATAATACAATTTGCCATGAAATGGGACATAATGTATTTGATTGGCCTGACCATTACCAAACAGCTTGGTCTAACCTTGGAAACTACTGTCTTATGGCATCTGCAGGTAATAATGTAGCACCTCAGATGATTAATCCTGCATTAAGACTTCAAAAAGGCTGGTTTGACAATGTAATAGAAATCGGTAACAAAGCGTCTGATACTACGATAACTACAGCATCAAACAGTTATAGTAAAGTTTTTAAATATACAAATCCTGCCAATTCAAAGGAGTATCTTTTGGTATACCCAGTGGTATATGGAACTTACTTCCAGGAAAGACTTGGAAGCACTAACATTGCAGATCAAGGTTTGGCAATTTATTATGTGGATGAAGTGGGTGGCATGGAAATTCCGGGACAAGAATCTGCATGGCAGGTAAAACTTATTCAGGCAGATAACAAAAATGACTTGCACGATGAGAGTGTCGCAAATGCATTACCTCTTGGTGGCGGCTTATATTACTCGCCTGTTCGTGGTGACTATAACGACCTATATGACAATGTAAAAAACAGCTTCCCTGCTGGTACCCCTTTCAGATGGAAAGACGGAGGCGAGTTTGGCCTTTTATTAGGTGACATTTCAGCTCCTGGGGCAACGATGACCTTTACTGTTTATGCAAGACACAATACATACATTGCAAAGTCAGACAACAATGGTACGATATCTCCCAAAGGTATTATTAACAGCCTTAGCCAAACTTTTACATTCAGCCCAAATCCAGGATATGAGGTAAATACGGTTAAGGTGAACGGAAGTAATGTAACACCTGTAGGCAATCAGTACACGCTTTCAGGTTCAGGAAATAAGACCATTGAAGTTACTTATAAAAGAAAATCACCTGAAGCAGCTTTACCTTCTCCATGGTATAAAGCAAATATCGGTACCGGATCAGCAACGGGCTTTGCAGCTCATGATTCAGGGGAGTTTTATATTGAGTCCTTTGGAAGTTCAATAAATGGAAACTCTGACAACCTTACTTTTGTATATCAAACTCTTTATGGTAACGGGTCTTTTGTAGCACGTATAAAAGAATACAAAAATCCTTCTAGAGAAGAAAGTAGGTTTGGGATAATGCTTCGTTCTGCTTTGACCGACAATGCGATACAATCTATGATTTCTAAAAAACCTTATAAAGGTGTGAGTGTAGAACAACGTACAGGAATGGGACTATATCTAACGTCTGATAATGCATTTGGTAGTAATCACTTATACGAACTATATACATGGTTTAAAATTACAAGAACTGGAAATGTCATCACCAGCCATGTATCGAAAGATGGTATCACATGGGTAAAAAAGGGAGAACAAACTATTTCTCTTTCAAATGAAATTTACTTAGGGCTATATGCTACAGGAGAAGTTTCAGGAATTCCAGCGAGAGCAATTTTTGATAATGTTCAGATTACAGGATTTACTTCATGTCCAAATGGCGGAAATAAACTTACCGGTACAAGCATTGGTACTCCTGGCTCATACAATAACTGGGGAGATACTCGCGATAAAGCATTTGATAATGACATAAACTCATTTTTTGATTCAGATGCAGCAGACGATATTGCATGGACAGGTTTATCTTTAGGAGGTGATTACCAAATCAATGGAATTAAATACTATCCAAGAGCTTATGCTACTGACCGTATGGTAGGAGGTAAGTTCCAGGGAAGTAATGTTGCGGACTTCAGCACAGGTGTTGTAGATCTTGCAACGCTTAGTGCAGAACCTATTCTTGACTGGAATTGTGTAAATGTTACAAGCACTGCTACATTTAAATATGTAAGATATATCAGCCCTGCACAAGGATGGGGTAATGTTGCAGAAATTGAGTTTTATGGTACAGCTGTAGTAACCAATGTAGCTCCAACTTTAAGTATTACTAGCCCTTCAGCAAGTGGTTCATTTACTACACCTGCTTCCATCAATATTACAGCAAATGCTTCTGATTCAGATGGGTCCATCTCTAAAGTAGAGTTTTTTGTAGGTAGCACGCTTATCAGCACTGATTACACTGCTCCATATTCTTATACCTGGAATACCTCTACAACTGGCTCTTATACCATTATTGCCAAAGCAACTGACAACAATGGCGCCAGCACTTCGGCTTCTGTTAATATTTCAGTTACAGTTTCATCAACAGATATTAATGGTCCTGCATGTGGAACCAACTATTCCACTTTGTCATACGAGGTAGCAGCAGCAAGAAGAACAAATGCTAAAACCTATAACTGGTGGTACACTGGATCAGCTCAATCTGTTACGGTTTCAGGAACACCTTATCAGGTAAATATTGCTACTGGAAATAATTTTCAGCCAGGCCAGCTTTGCGTAGGAATCAATTATGAGGGAGCTCCATACTATCAAGGCTATTGCATCAATCTTAGTGTTTGTTCAGGCTCCAGAGAAGAAAGTGCAGAGTTCACTGAAAGCGTTTCAACGATCAGCTATCAGAATCCGTTTACCAATTCAACAATGATTACATTTCCTAGTGCAAACCAGGTTGCAAACATTGAGGTAATGAATGCAAGCGGACATATTGTTGAAGAAGCACAGGCAACAGGTGCTTTTGAATTCGGTAATGAACTAAAACCAGGGTTTTATATCGTAAAAATCAACTTTGAGAATGAAACCAAAGTGGTGAAACTAGTGAAAGAATAA
- a CDS encoding cupin domain-containing protein, whose amino-acid sequence MTLESFKKDLEFDESRVRTKVILETSFSKEIRILLSKGQIMKEHKTPFPIIIHILEGEIMLGVKGINHVMKSGDIITLEGDVPHDLTAKENSIARLSLSKHDKVERLKDLIEQ is encoded by the coding sequence ATGACTTTAGAATCATTTAAGAAAGATCTGGAATTTGATGAAAGTCGAGTCAGGACAAAAGTCATTTTGGAAACTTCTTTTTCAAAAGAGATACGGATCCTTTTGAGCAAAGGGCAGATTATGAAAGAGCACAAAACACCGTTTCCCATTATTATCCACATTTTGGAAGGGGAAATTATGTTAGGTGTTAAAGGTATAAATCATGTAATGAAAAGTGGCGATATCATAACATTGGAAGGAGATGTACCTCATGATTTAACTGCAAAAGAGAATTCAATTGCCCGTCTTTCTCTTTCAAAGCATGATAAAGTAGAGCGCCTTAAAGATCTTATAGAGCAATAA
- a CDS encoding winged helix-turn-helix transcriptional regulator — protein MKSRKEHSTNSINEKYWKEHCGISQILSLIGGRWKINILVYLLNEKKLRYNELKKRLVGISERMLIAKLKELESDGLINRIVYKEVPPKVEYELTDRGRSLEDILNRMEKWGESNLPLK, from the coding sequence ATGAAATCTAGAAAAGAGCATTCTACCAATAGCATCAATGAGAAATACTGGAAAGAGCATTGTGGCATTTCTCAAATCTTGTCTTTAATCGGAGGACGATGGAAAATCAACATTCTTGTTTATCTCCTTAATGAAAAAAAACTCCGCTACAATGAATTGAAAAAGAGACTTGTTGGCATTTCTGAAAGAATGCTTATTGCAAAATTAAAAGAACTGGAAAGCGACGGACTGATCAATCGAATTGTTTACAAGGAAGTACCCCCAAAAGTGGAGTATGAGTTAACTGACCGGGGAAGGTCTCTTGAAGATATACTAAACAGAATGGAAAAATGGGGAGAGTCCAATCTTCCGTTAAAGTGA
- a CDS encoding DoxX family protein: METFKTAFYWLSYAYYLYVFGYASLFKVFQKKSMMDSMMSLGFNKTWTILIGLGELTGVILIVAGLIKPQFRNMGILLLIPFSVGAFTAHMAHQEYQHYYNSLIVCILTVVMLALDNNFKIQL; this comes from the coding sequence ATGGAAACATTCAAGACTGCATTTTATTGGTTAAGTTATGCTTATTATCTCTATGTGTTTGGGTATGCATCCCTTTTCAAGGTATTTCAAAAAAAATCAATGATGGACAGTATGATGTCACTTGGTTTTAATAAAACCTGGACGATTCTCATTGGACTCGGGGAGTTAACAGGAGTCATTTTAATTGTTGCTGGACTAATTAAACCACAGTTCAGAAATATGGGAATTCTATTATTGATTCCATTTTCTGTAGGAGCATTTACCGCACATATGGCACATCAGGAATATCAGCACTATTATAATTCATTGATAGTTTGTATACTTACAGTTGTCATGCTAGCTCTGGACAATAATTTTAAGATTCAGTTGTAA
- a CDS encoding class I SAM-dependent methyltransferase yields MENEEPEFWEANFIEKKEMWGFEPSNAAILTIDFFVKKSIKNILIPGIGYGRNAKIFRENGITVTGIEISETAIAMAEKHYGKDMKIFHGSVADMPFDNKQYDGIFCYALIHLLNCDEREKLISDCYNQLADNGYMVFTAISKEASTYGTGKLIGKDRYEMFGGVKMYFYDRESITTEFSKAGLFEISEINENYPFYLIKCRKS; encoded by the coding sequence ATGGAAAATGAAGAACCAGAATTCTGGGAAGCCAACTTTATTGAAAAGAAGGAAATGTGGGGTTTTGAACCTTCAAATGCTGCTATATTAACTATAGATTTTTTTGTTAAAAAATCTATAAAGAACATCCTCATTCCAGGTATTGGATATGGAAGAAATGCAAAGATATTCAGGGAAAACGGAATAACTGTAACAGGGATTGAAATATCAGAAACAGCGATAGCGATGGCAGAAAAGCATTACGGAAAAGATATGAAAATCTTTCATGGCTCTGTGGCAGATATGCCTTTTGATAATAAACAATATGATGGAATCTTTTGCTACGCTTTAATACATCTCCTGAATTGCGATGAAAGAGAGAAATTAATTTCTGACTGCTATAATCAACTGGCTGATAATGGCTACATGGTTTTTACAGCCATTTCAAAAGAAGCATCAACTTACGGTACCGGCAAATTGATCGGCAAGGATAGGTATGAAATGTTTGGTGGAGTTAAAATGTATTTTTATGATAGAGAATCCATTACCACAGAATTTAGCAAAGCCGGCCTGTTTGAAATCTCAGAAATTAATGAGAATTACCCTTTCTATTTAATTAAATGCAGAAAAAGCTGA
- a CDS encoding lipocalin family protein, with product MKTTLLKRFAALIVLTILVTACAKEKKEMIAKDWKATELVLGGTTVSPDAIGGVYYSFTNDGKFEYTEAGQTQDGTWEINDNTITLHYNEGGKTVEKQIKDISEEKLTFEGEEHGMLRAVTLVPKK from the coding sequence ATGAAAACCACGCTTTTAAAAAGATTCGCTGCTCTGATCGTACTTACCATACTTGTAACGGCATGTGCTAAAGAAAAAAAGGAAATGATTGCCAAAGACTGGAAGGCAACAGAACTGGTACTTGGCGGAACAACAGTTTCTCCCGATGCGATCGGTGGTGTCTACTATTCATTTACCAATGACGGCAAATTTGAATATACAGAAGCTGGACAAACTCAGGATGGTACCTGGGAAATTAATGACAATACCATTACTCTTCATTATAACGAAGGAGGAAAAACTGTTGAAAAACAAATCAAAGATATCAGTGAAGAGAAACTTACATTCGAAGGTGAAGAGCATGGTATGCTTAGAGCAGTGACACTTGTACCTAAGAAGTGA
- a CDS encoding AI-2E family transporter encodes MEVRFPVYFKFTTILLGLILLVYVLIESQNILVLMALAGLISLLLLPLVRKLERIMSPTPAILISLILIILVLGLVGIFVYSQLVDLMESLPDITQRLTKILEQWNPFFEKYLGVKRGQTITYLKEELINLLHQSTAIFSTTLSVTTGIFTAVGLVPVFIFFMLYYRSFFKQFLLLLFDVESHADVIKTIEKVERVAQSYLSGLLIVISIISILNIIGLYIVGVEYAIFFGLFAGMLNIIPYIGVFLGSTLPIVYTALKGGSLIQCIGAGAALWVVQLLESNFITPNIVGGKVSLNPFASILALLIGGAIWGPLGMILFVPFTAILKVIFDAIDPLKPYGFILGEPPNTREEDKEPFFKRFWPFKKKKD; translated from the coding sequence ATGGAAGTTCGTTTTCCTGTATACTTCAAGTTTACGACAATTCTTCTGGGGCTTATACTTTTGGTATATGTCCTTATAGAGTCACAAAATATTTTAGTTTTGATGGCATTGGCAGGACTCATTTCTCTTTTATTGCTTCCTTTGGTTCGAAAGCTTGAACGGATAATGTCTCCTACCCCAGCAATACTAATAAGTCTCATTTTGATAATTTTAGTCCTTGGCCTCGTTGGGATCTTTGTTTATTCCCAGTTGGTTGATTTGATGGAATCTCTTCCAGATATTACTCAGAGGCTAACCAAAATTTTAGAGCAATGGAATCCATTCTTTGAAAAATACCTTGGAGTAAAAAGGGGACAAACCATAACTTATTTAAAAGAAGAGCTGATTAATTTACTTCATCAAAGTACAGCTATATTTTCAACAACCCTTTCTGTTACCACAGGCATATTTACCGCAGTGGGCCTTGTTCCTGTTTTTATATTTTTCATGCTGTACTACAGATCTTTTTTCAAGCAATTCCTGCTCCTGTTATTTGACGTAGAAAGTCATGCAGATGTAATTAAGACAATCGAAAAAGTGGAAAGGGTAGCTCAATCATATCTTTCCGGATTACTTATTGTCATTTCGATAATATCAATTCTCAATATTATAGGACTCTATATAGTCGGTGTAGAATATGCAATATTTTTCGGACTATTTGCCGGTATGCTGAATATAATTCCATATATCGGAGTATTTCTTGGGTCAACTCTTCCTATTGTATATACCGCACTTAAAGGTGGCTCATTGATCCAGTGCATAGGTGCAGGAGCTGCCTTATGGGTTGTTCAATTACTTGAATCAAATTTTATTACACCAAATATCGTAGGAGGTAAAGTAAGCCTGAACCCGTTTGCTTCTATACTTGCATTATTAATAGGTGGTGCCATTTGGGGCCCCTTAGGAATGATTCTCTTTGTACCTTTTACTGCTATTCTTAAGGTTATTTTTGATGCCATTGATCCGCTTAAGCCTTATGGGTTTATCCTTGGCGAGCCTCCAAATACCAGGGAAGAAGACAAAGAACCATTTTTTAAAAGATTTTGGCCATTTAAAAAGAAGAAGGATTAG